In Wenyingzhuangia fucanilytica, the following are encoded in one genomic region:
- a CDS encoding DNA methyltransferase produces the protein MKQFKTAPLPFMGQKRGFIKAFSRALDEYPKNAIYVDLFGGSGLLSHTVKRKYPNASVVYNDFDNYRRRLENVPKTNLLIAKLRTLTKHLERKKKIPSYDRIKILKVIEAFEQKHGFVDYITISGCLLFSMNYVESFEKLKAQTLYNRVRLSNYNADEYLDGLDIVCEDYKRLFHRYKNMTNVVFLIDPPYLSTEVGTYKNYWKLTDYLDVLDTLSNTSYFYFTSNKSNIVELCEWIEKKSKSASPFNGAVIQETTNHMNYNSKYTDIMIYKKMD, from the coding sequence ATGAAACAATTTAAAACAGCTCCATTACCATTTATGGGGCAAAAAAGAGGATTTATAAAAGCTTTTTCAAGAGCATTAGACGAATATCCCAAGAACGCTATATATGTGGATTTATTCGGAGGAAGTGGTTTGTTATCTCATACTGTTAAGCGTAAATATCCCAATGCAAGTGTGGTTTATAATGATTTTGATAATTATAGAAGACGTTTAGAAAACGTACCTAAAACCAATTTATTAATAGCAAAACTAAGAACTTTAACCAAGCATTTAGAACGCAAAAAAAAGATTCCATCATACGATAGAATTAAAATTTTAAAAGTAATTGAAGCCTTTGAACAAAAACATGGATTTGTAGATTACATTACCATTAGTGGTTGTTTGTTGTTTAGTATGAATTATGTTGAAAGCTTTGAAAAACTAAAAGCCCAAACTCTTTACAATAGAGTTCGATTATCTAATTATAATGCAGATGAATATTTGGATGGGTTAGATATTGTTTGCGAAGATTACAAAAGACTTTTTCATAGATACAAAAACATGACTAATGTGGTTTTTTTAATAGATCCTCCTTACCTATCTACAGAAGTTGGAACGTATAAAAACTATTGGAAACTTACTGATTATTTAGATGTGTTAGATACACTAAGCAATACTAGTTACTTCTATTTTACATCTAACAAAAGTAATATTGTGGAACTATGCGAGTGGATAGAAAAAAAGAGTAAATCTGCTTCTCCTTTTAACGGAGCTGTTATTCAAGAAACCACCAACCATATGAACTATAATTCTAAATATACAGATATTAT